Proteins found in one Syntrophobacterales bacterium genomic segment:
- a CDS encoding YchF family ATPase codes for MEIGIIGLPQSGKSSLFEIMTGVKSRDLHGEICVRGLAAVPDPRFERLVEIFAPAKVSPARIPFSDVNAAGEKAWNAVRQSLSGADGLVHIVDAFTALDLAEALGRYRKLEDELILSDLLIVENRLERLAKTAKKPLPPQDALHAAVLPRLLEQLEGGKPLRGLPLSDEEKHGLRSFSFWTIRPELVVVNTPEDDPSVANAFLQALGTAVPGIGICCEIEAELIALPVGERNEFLQSLGIAEAAFGRVIKAAFSLLGQISYFTVGEDEVKAWVIPAGTKAPKAAGVIHNDFERGFIKAEVIGYEEFIACGGSYAGVRSQGKLRLEGKEYIVQDGEIINFRFNV; via the coding sequence ATGGAAATTGGAATTATCGGCCTGCCGCAAAGCGGGAAAAGCTCCCTGTTTGAGATTATGACCGGCGTCAAGAGCCGTGACCTGCACGGTGAGATCTGCGTGCGAGGGCTCGCGGCCGTGCCCGACCCCCGCTTCGAGAGGCTGGTTGAAATCTTCGCGCCGGCCAAGGTCTCGCCCGCCAGAATTCCCTTCAGCGATGTTAACGCCGCAGGGGAAAAGGCATGGAATGCCGTCCGTCAGAGCCTCTCCGGGGCTGACGGGCTTGTCCATATCGTTGACGCCTTCACCGCACTTGATCTCGCGGAGGCGCTTGGCCGCTACCGCAAGCTTGAAGACGAGCTGATCCTTTCCGACCTGCTGATCGTGGAAAACCGTCTGGAACGGCTCGCCAAAACGGCAAAAAAACCGCTGCCCCCGCAGGACGCCCTGCACGCCGCGGTTCTGCCGAGGCTTCTGGAACAGCTCGAGGGCGGCAAGCCGCTACGGGGATTGCCGCTTTCCGATGAAGAGAAGCACGGCCTGAGGAGCTTTTCCTTCTGGACAATTCGCCCGGAACTTGTGGTCGTCAATACCCCGGAGGACGATCCATCGGTCGCCAATGCCTTTTTGCAGGCATTGGGAACGGCTGTTCCCGGCATCGGCATCTGCTGTGAAATCGAGGCGGAGCTGATCGCCCTGCCCGTGGGAGAACGCAATGAATTTCTCCAGTCGCTTGGCATCGCCGAGGCCGCCTTTGGCCGGGTGATTAAAGCCGCTTTCTCCCTCCTCGGCCAGATTTCCTACTTCACCGTCGGCGAGGACGAGGTCAAGGCCTGGGTAATCCCCGCCGGAACAAAGGCCCCGAAGGCCGCCGGGGTCATCCATAACGATTTCGAACGGGGGTTCATCAAGGCCGAGGTTATTGGCTACGAGGAGTTCATCGCCTGCGGCGGCAGCTACGCCGGGGTCAGAAGCCAGGGGAAACTCCGTCTCGAGGGCAAGGAGTATATTGTTCAGGACGGCGAGATCATCAATTTCCGGTTTAATGTGTAA